A genomic segment from Nicotiana tabacum cultivar K326 chromosome 7, ASM71507v2, whole genome shotgun sequence encodes:
- the LOC107799967 gene encoding uncharacterized protein LOC107799967 isoform X2 yields MEYWSSLYNKNTVIGTSAFFPTTPENIYSHTFPSTSSFPLTSTHHFASLSSSSSSKAKCYGQNYGNDEPLNASLAYDVLGVAPNCSADELKSAFRNKMLSNFTKSEIIERECLDPFDQPECEAFDLFVNETVCIGKGCPFSCAEKAPHAFTFSTLTGTACATSQGHGEDYQVHLAVGQCPRSCIHYVTPSQRIILEELLGSIMSTPYDTSAEADLLYSLIVKARFENNRYQKPKKQPKASTKHVDWF; encoded by the exons ATGGAATATTGGTCATCTCTGTACAACAAAAATACTGTAATTGGAACTTCAGCTTTCTTTCCAACAACTCCTGAGAATATTTACTCCCACACTTTTCCATCAACCTCTTCTTTTCCTTTGACTTCTACACACCACTTTGcttccctttcttcttcttcttcctcgaaAGCCAAGTGTTATGGTCAGAATTATGGTAATGACGAACCCCTCAATGCTTCTTTGGCATATGATGTTCTTGGTGTTGCTCCTAACTGCTCTGCTGATGAGCTGAAATCCGCTTTCCGGAATAAG ATGTTGTCCAACTTCACCAAGTCAGAGATCATTGAAAG GGAATGCTTGGATCCATTTGATCAACCAGAATGTGAAGCATTTGATCTCTTTGTTAACGAAACAGTTTGCATTGGAAAag GCTGTCCGTTTTCATGCGCTGAGAAAGCACCTCATGCGTTCACTTTTTCCACTTTAACGGGAACTGCATGCGCTACTTCTCAAG GACATGGTGAAGATTATCAAGTCCATCTTGCAGTTGGTCAATGCCCCAGGAGTTGCATTCATTATGTTACACCTTCTCAAAGAATAATTCTTGAAGAGCTACTTGGCAG CATCATGAGCACACCTTATGATACATCAGCAGAAGCAGACTTGCTATATTCTTTAATTGTAAAAGCCCGATTTGAGAACAATCGCTACCAAAAGCCCAAGAAGCAACCTAaggcctcaaccaaacatgtagACTGGTTCTAA
- the LOC107799967 gene encoding chaperone protein dnaJ C76, chloroplastic isoform X1, which translates to MEYWSSLYNKNTVIGTSAFFPTTPENIYSHTFPSTSSFPLTSTHHFASLSSSSSSKAKCYGQNYGNDEPLNASLAYDVLGVAPNCSADELKSAFRNKVKKFHPDVRRDGDRDKMIRLVIQAYEMLSNFTKSEIIERECLDPFDQPECEAFDLFVNETVCIGKGCPFSCAEKAPHAFTFSTLTGTACATSQGHGEDYQVHLAVGQCPRSCIHYVTPSQRIILEELLGSIMSTPYDTSAEADLLYSLIVKARFENNRYQKPKKQPKASTKHVDWF; encoded by the exons ATGGAATATTGGTCATCTCTGTACAACAAAAATACTGTAATTGGAACTTCAGCTTTCTTTCCAACAACTCCTGAGAATATTTACTCCCACACTTTTCCATCAACCTCTTCTTTTCCTTTGACTTCTACACACCACTTTGcttccctttcttcttcttcttcctcgaaAGCCAAGTGTTATGGTCAGAATTATGGTAATGACGAACCCCTCAATGCTTCTTTGGCATATGATGTTCTTGGTGTTGCTCCTAACTGCTCTGCTGATGAGCTGAAATCCGCTTTCCGGAATAAG GTTAAAAAGTTTCATCCTGATGTAAGGAGAGATGGGGATAGAGATAAAATGATTCGCCTAGTCATTCAAGCCTATGAG ATGTTGTCCAACTTCACCAAGTCAGAGATCATTGAAAG GGAATGCTTGGATCCATTTGATCAACCAGAATGTGAAGCATTTGATCTCTTTGTTAACGAAACAGTTTGCATTGGAAAag GCTGTCCGTTTTCATGCGCTGAGAAAGCACCTCATGCGTTCACTTTTTCCACTTTAACGGGAACTGCATGCGCTACTTCTCAAG GACATGGTGAAGATTATCAAGTCCATCTTGCAGTTGGTCAATGCCCCAGGAGTTGCATTCATTATGTTACACCTTCTCAAAGAATAATTCTTGAAGAGCTACTTGGCAG CATCATGAGCACACCTTATGATACATCAGCAGAAGCAGACTTGCTATATTCTTTAATTGTAAAAGCCCGATTTGAGAACAATCGCTACCAAAAGCCCAAGAAGCAACCTAaggcctcaaccaaacatgtagACTGGTTCTAA
- the LOC142162304 gene encoding uncharacterized protein LOC142162304, whose protein sequence is MAVSKCNQYLMGRSFTVKTDQKALKFLLEQKLHTGSQLKWITKLMQYDFTIEYKKVKENKSADALSRLPLVELAALTLSTIKTDLLSQIMQSWSLDDELISLIQELKEKKSEVKGYSFVHKQLRKNRKLVIRPDGQLRKEIMRLWHNSVSGGHSGLSHPYSNKDLTKIFMEQIHKLHGMIEDIVNDRDPIFTSKLWQELFSMQGVTLSTSTTYHLQSIGQTKVTTPYEALYGQSPPLHLPYVAGDSTVEEVDKSLLTKEFKFQLLKYHLQRAQ, encoded by the exons ATGGCAGTCTCTAAATGTAATCAGTATCTAATGGGTAGATCATTCACAGTGAAAACAGACCAAAAGGCATTAAAGTTTCTTCTTGAACAAAAGCTACATACAGGTTCTCAACTAAAGTGGATCACTAAGTTGATGCAATATGACTTTACCATTGAGTACAAAAAGGTAAAAGAGAACAAGTCAGCAGATGCATTATCCAGATTACCTTTGGTGGAACTAGCTGCTCTAACTCTGTCCACAATCAAGACAGACTTACTAAGCCAAATTATGCAAAGCTGGTCACTAGATGATGAACTCATTAGCCTAATCCAAGAACTCAAAGAAAAGAAATCTGAGGTGAAAGGGTACTCATTTGTACATAAACAACTGAGAAAGAATAGGAAGTTGGTAATAAGACCTGATGGGCAGTTAAGGAAGGAGATCATGAGATTGTGGCATAACTCAGTCAGTGGAGGACACTCAG GGCTCTCACATCCTTATTCAAATAAAGATCTTACAAAGATATTCATGGAGCAGATTCATAAGTTGCATGGGATGATAGAGGATATAGTAAACGATAGAGATCCTATCTTTACTAGCAAATTGTGGCAAGAATTATTTTCTATGCAGGGAGTTACTCTTAGTACTTCTACAACATACCACCTTCAATCAATTGGTCAAACAAAGGTG ACCACTCCCTATGAGGCACTGTATGGACAGTCACCACCTCTTCATTTGCCTTATGTGGCAGGAGACTCAACTGTAGAAGAGGTTGATAAAAGCTTACTAACAAAGGAGTTTAAATTTCAACTTCTGAAATACCATTTGCAAAGAGCTCAATAG